Sequence from the Mugil cephalus isolate CIBA_MC_2020 chromosome 20, CIBA_Mcephalus_1.1, whole genome shotgun sequence genome:
GGGTTTCTTTAAACGCTCAGTGCAGAATAACAAGCTTTACACCTGTGCAGAACAACAGAGCTGCCCCATGAACCTTTCCCAGAGAAAACGCTGCCCTTCCTGCCGCTTTCAGAAGTGTTTGGCTGTTGGGATGAAGAGAGAAGGTACAATAAACGTCCAGCACTTTCTCCACCGAAACACACAGGCGGTCTTTGTAATGGCAATCTGCTCCACCGCAACATGCTTTGTGTTCTAGTGACATGCAAGTTCTTTTGTGCCTTATCACTTATCTAAGAAGTCATAAACCGGTGCTGTAATGACCCAGATTTCACCTGATGACGTTCGTTTCGTGGAGTTATTACGAGCCCTCAAAAATGCAATGGAGTTTTATAGAATAATTATCTCTGGaattgtttttcttgtaaataaaataaagaaatgtattttatggTCTGTCATCAGCAGTGAGAGCGGATCGAATGAGAGGTGGCAGGAATAAATTTGGCCCTCTGTACCGGCGGGACAGGCAGATGAAACAGCAAAAGGTGACGAACACTGACCCCTACAGGATTAAGATGGAAACTACTCAAGCACGCTTCCCCCCGGCCTCAAATGACGTTCAAATACTAAGCAGTCACCCGAGCGATCCGTGTTCTTCTGGAGCTTTTCATCAGTCACACGTGTATTCTTCCGGCATGGTGCAGTCAGGTGAAACCATGCCCCTGGACTGCACCCGGAACACAAACAGAGTACCCATTTCCCCATCCTTGGCCTATCCTGGACTCTACCACTCCACCTTCCCTGAATACCCCCCGGAGAAAGGAGAACCGTCTTTCAGCTACAGCCCATCTCCCGCCAACTATCCAATGCATTCAACTTCAAACAATTCATTCACACCAGGAAGCACACCAGCGTCATCCCCCTGCTCAACGCCATGCTCAACCACCCCGCTCTCCCAGGGTCCCACGCAACCTCCAACCACCTCTCCGTCGGCCACCATTGCGCCCAGCTTCCTACACCAGCTCCTGGAGGGAGAGCCGGATGAGGGCCAGCTGTGTGCCAAAGTACTTGCCAGTCTGCAGAGAGAACAGGCCAATCGAGGCAAGCATGACCGCCTGAACACGTTCAGTATCATGTGCAAAATGGCCGACCAGACCCTGTTTGGGCTTGTGGAGTGGGCCAGGAACAGCGCACTGTTTAAGGAACTCAAGGTAACGAATCTGTTTGCATTTTGCACAACATACACTTTACTCAATACGAATCAGCTCGCGGAGCAGACCTGTGACATTTGCTCTTTGCGACATGTTGAGTGCAACCGCATGAGATCAGCTGTTCCTTCTGACAGGTGGAGGATCAAAtggtgctgctgcagagctgctggagtgagctgctggtcctggatcacCTCTGTAGACAAGTGACCTACGGCAAAGAAGGCTGCATATACCTGGTCACAGGACAGCAGGTAAAGCATAGCAGGAGACGTCGCGTTACAATCTTTAACACAATGACATGTCTCTGGATTGTCGTCATGCGATCATCTGCCTCATCCCATTCTGATGCAGATTGAGGTGTCAACCATCGTTTCCCAGGCAGGAGCGACTCTGAGCAGCCTGGTATCAAGGACCCAGGACCTAGTCTGCAAACTTAAGGCACTCCAGTTCGACAGAAATGAGTTCGTCTGCCTCAAATACCTGGTGTTATTCAACCCTGGTGAGCACTTCCTACGACAACCTTTATAATCTGTGTTCTTTTCTCTTGGTTTTGGTGCAGTCCATGCAACTTATGTTACCATTTCATacagtttatttgttcattttgtccCTGGCTTAGATGTGAAGTCAGTGCACAACCGCAGGCAGGTGGAGCAGACTCAAGAGAGGGTCAACAGGGCCCTGATGGAGCACACCCAGCGCAGTCACCGAGGACACTCGGACAAGTTTGGCCAGCTGCTTCTCCGGCTCCCTGAAGTACGCAGCATCAGCCTGCAGCTCGAGGACTATTTGTACCAGCGCCACCTTCTCGGAGATTTACCTTGCAACTCTCTACTTACAGAGATGCTGCACACCAAGCACAACTAAGAGGATGTCGCCGCATTCTCCCGTTCCAATGATGCAGCTAGTCATAGCACCTCTTCTTCTGCCTTTCAGACACGACAGCCCCTTTGACTAGTAAAGGGTGTTTTGTTGTGAATAAGCTACAGTCACAGAAGCGAGAGGGAAGAATATGTGACCCGGGCTCGTGGCTAAAGAGCAATGTTTGCTCATCCTGAGCTACGTTTTAGACAAGTGTCCCTCAACAGCAGTATTACAACAGCCAAAGAGCCCAGTAATTTTGTTTTAGTCAGTATTGCCGCAAGATTTGAGATCCAAGCACTACCGTGATGTTTTCAGCTTCACAACTCAAAAGgtagaaaatgaataaaaggaagttgtttctttattcattttcagttgtttctgtgtgtaagTACATATCCAaaaagcgtttaaaaaaaaaaaaagtactaataAATTGCACCGGTTTCTGGTCAAGCGTGTTTCTGATCCACCGAGTTtgctatttaaacctcaaacttcccaccagtcccttagaagtgaagaagctactcagatgagtggtgaaacgtcttcaagtacagttgcctttttttttaaaaaaaaacaacaactaaaaaacaaaagaaacaaaaaaaaaacgctttttggatatagcacgacctggatgactgaaaacttTCACAGACACTGTGTAAGTACATCATCCAATCATCCATCATCACACTGACGATAGCTCCACCTCAGAGAAGctctcatcagctgattttttttttttgtgcagaaaaataTTGTCTCCGACCATGAGCACCAAGTGACCCAAGTCTAACAACTTAAACAACAcgtatggaaaaaataaacacgagaatgaaaataaaaaaaaataaaaaacgagaGATGTGGATGATTTAAAAAGGATTTTATTCATCTGGTCCAGTTACCCAGGGTAGTCAGTTTATGAAATGGACATAGAACGATGTGCTGGCACAGATTCGAtaacagaaaagagaaggaaacatAAATGTTATGACAACATCTATGAAATGAATATGAGACTCATAACCTTAaccgaagaagaaaaaaaaaaaaagtagaaccTGAAACTAAACATCAAAATTTAAttcaaagcaaataaatacaccTCTGGAGGATGCGGGGGTTTCTAGGGGGAGAATTGCACAAAATCAACTTAACTACCATATACTACTCTTTACAAACACATAAGTACAAACATACACTAATTTCATATGCACTCCTCCACACACCTctaatcaatcttttttttttcttccccctaaTCACTGCTCAATATTTTTCCTGCACATCTGTATTGTAATCTCattcaaacaacacatttcttgGAGGCAGTCAGTGATTTGAAAGAATACGGCTGCACCCTGGCAGCTGTTGTAGTGCTAAGGACTgcaaaggaagagaaaaggggCTAATTTCCCACAGTTTGTAGTGACCACATCACGAGCAACTGTTGtgtcagtttttcttctcaGCATGGACACCGGCAAGGAAAGGAAGCAGTTTGGCATTTTTACATTCTCCCAGTTGTACATGAAGGAGTCTCTCGAGACTGTGGGGTAGATGAGGGCTGTTACAGTCCAGAATGATCCTTCAAGAAACCTACTGTTTATATGCcaggacacacaaacagggaATAATATAGTAGGAAACAGACTCCTAGTGACCTAAAGGATTTATTAATCCCCAGACAAATTCAGCAATGTCAGCTGTTTGACGTTTTCTAATCATTCTCATTCACTCGTTCTCATCTCAAACATACGTATCACAAATGCATAAGCAGCAGGCTAGCTTATTCGCAGCTTACAAAGGTCAACTTTCTTTTTACAAAtcattgtcaaaaaaaaaaaaaaatcaaaataatcaGCATTCATTATATATTAAATCAGCATTGATTATCGTTTTCACACAGAGCTGTATCCGAGTAATGATAAACATGATAAAGCCCTCCTTCATGTTCTTCAGGATTTGTTTTCAAGATAAGCTCAGATAACATTTCAATTCATCACATGTTGAAAATGAGAAAGCACGttaagaggaaaaaagtcaTATGaatttcattcttctttcagcGCTCAAAGGCTGAATTTCTCAATTTGTCcagcaaaaatgtcaaaattgtatttaaaaaaaacaaacaaaaaaaaaaaaacatccatatgTCTACAGCTGAAGGAAAGTAGGAGTGAAGGGGAGTGGAGGGCCCGAACTATGGTTTGGAACTTCACACTAGGTGTAGAGGTCCGCTGACAACCACAGTAGCCACCACCAGTGCAGCCCACAGAGGGACCAGCCACTATGGTATTTTCTGGTCCTAACCAGACTGTGAAAACACCCCTGAATGGAATGAGTGGCGAGTGTGTACCCTACATTCATATGAGAGCAGTGTTACCTGCAATTAATTTTCAGCTGAGATCTCCTATCAGGACTGAGAGCTGAACCACTAGCCCCAGcagagtggagagagagagagagagagagagccctggaagaagaaaaggcagcaaaaagaaaagcaagcgGAACTGAGAGGGGTGGTAACTACTTGTGCCAAAAATACTGTTGTACAGGCAAAGGCAGTGTGGTTGTCCCCTCGTTTTCTTACCTAAGAGTCGCAAAAATGACCCAGGCATGGCAGGGTAAGGCAAGGCATGAGGAGGCGAGGGAAAGAGAATTGTTCATCCTGACAGAATCAgtcaaattacattttacaatCTAGGTAGACCAGAAAGAGCCGCTCAAGACATAAACTACTGTAAATACATTGGCTGATTGGGTGAGTGATTGGCTCATTCTCTTGGCATGTGGAGTCGACATAATTCTTCTCAGAGTCCATGTTTACAGCTGGCCAAAAACCTAACCAGTCATGCTTTCAGCTGCTATTCTAACTAGGTAATGAACAAGTGCCACGTTGGGCAAAGTAAAAGTCAAGTTGGGAGCTGATTCCCTGAATGGTAACATTGCTAACCATCTTGGGTAAGTCTTTATTTGGGGGTGCCAAGCTTTTTGGGAGTCCCCGGGCGCTTTTGCCAAAAGTGTCCAGGGATGGTGAAGGCATCAACGCTCATGGACATGGTTTTGGACGGGATGACAGTGAACTGCTTGCGGTCTGAGCTGTACTTGTAGATGGACTCCACCATCTCCGGCGAGATGACGCGGGGGCCGATCCCAGTGAGCCGTGCCATCTCCTCAGTTTCGGGGTTCATGGTGTAGATTGCTCTGAATTGGCAGCTGGAATCTCTGAAGAGAATGAGGAAGTGATTGGCCGTGCTCTTCTCCATTTCCTGAAAGGGGAGACgcaaagaatgaaaaaaaaaaaaaaaaaacagttgagtGCGTCACTTTTAGCCCAGTAAGGGTGGACGACTTCACTGGACTCTGACACGGCAGCATGGCCTACCTCCAcaatcttgtttttctgtggttcATTGACCTTGCCAGCCAGGCAACAGCGAGTGATAGCATTATGGATGATGAACTTGTTGGACTTAAAGCTAGGCTCCTTGTACAGCTTTGGTCCTGCAAGACACAGCATTTCCAGTTGTCAGATAGCAAACAAAGCAACGCAGCATGCTGGATTCATTTTTATAACCTCTTAGTTTGAGGCATATCACTGACCTGTGTATTCTGGGATTGAGGCTGAGGATGAAATGGTGGAGCCATTCTCCCAGTCCCTCTCGCCGCTACGAGCGCTCATTCGTCCCGGCGACATTACCCGTGAGCGGGCGGGAGAGTGCGAACGGCTGGAGAGCGAAAAGAATTCAGCGAGAACAGTCAGTTATAGACCCTGAGGctgtgtgtatgttgtatgCACCTTTGCACCTGATAACACTGATAACAGCTAGCACGGTACCTGTGGTGTGCATACAATGATACAGActtaaaagatttatttatctctgtgGTGAAGATAACGCAATGCACCATCCCAGTGCCGGTTACCTGGGAGACTTTCGCATGTTTCCAGAGTCATTAGCCATTGAGGACAGGTTCATGGTTGAGTGGGAGTACACCTTGTTCAGCTTAGGGCCTAAAAGAGACAGAGCAacggaaaagaaaacaatcaaacacatgTCAGTGCAGGTGCGTCGCACGCAAAGACTTACAACGTTGGCTCAGGAATATTTACCCATGAAACCCTTGACGGGGCTGTGGGAGAGGACAGAGTCGTCTCTAAACACAGTCTTGGGTCTCTGCTTCTTGACGCCACGGACCGTGGTGGGCTTCTGCCTCAGGACCTTGTCCAAGTCTTCCATGATCTTCAGCTGGTGTCTCCTCTCATACTCCTGCCTCGTGAAATCTCCTCTGCGCTGCGGGGTGCCCTCTACTGGCGGGGTGCACGATGCTGGTGGGGTGCCAGGTGTCTGAGGTCTGTCTTCGCTCTTATTCCCCCAGCCTTCGATGATCATCCACTGTGGCTTGCTAAAAGTACAGGGAGATGCCGTGTAAAAGCTTTGTTTCAAAAACGACAGGAGATGATGCATCATACAAGCAATTCATTAAACAAAAGACAatcatttaatataatttaattacttatttGCATCAATTAACTGACTACACTGAAACGCTAACTTTACAAACctaaacacattaaatgaaaGAGCATCAATTCAACACACTTTAAACTGAAAAGAGTCTCActttgattctttttctttttcctgctcaAGTTTGcgtcttttcatttcctctgctcttttctgctgtttttccaaCAAAGCTGCTTTTTTCTGGGCCATCTCATCCTCTGTTCGATCCTTGTCatcctaaaaacaaacaaataaaaaggcatAAATGCACTCACCTTTCAAAAACccgttttaaataaaagcaattcACGTATAAACAATTCAAGAGTCAGTCACCAACCTTGAAAAAGAAACCAAGTCCGGGTTTCGCCTCCAGCTCTGTCCGATCACTCATCGAATCAGAGAGAGCATCAGGCACTTGGTCGTCCTCGTCCGCATCTCCTTGCAAGGCAGAAAGCGAGATTTCTATCAGGCTACCGCGTTTGCCGTTCAACATCCCTGCGGGGACATCACTCTCAAATGAGCACTCTGACGGGGCACCAGAGCTGAAGGCCCCACCTGTAACCCGTTCCTTCTTAACCATAGGATCATGGGAGGGGCCCGCCTCGAGGTCCATGCTGAATATACTTTGTCCGTCAATGGAGCCCATTTCTGACAGGGAGTCATCTGCAGCACAATGGCGAGCGGGGGTAGGAGTCTGAACAGGGGTTGATGCAGGGGTCAGAGTAGGCGTGGGGACTGGTGTTGGTCCATATGACCGCATCTCATCTAGGCCGTCAGTGTCACCGATGGAAAACGAGGACGAAGTCTGGACTTGTGACTGAAGGGGATTTACGCGTCGCAGATGGGGGATGCGGTCAACATTTTGGGGTGGGTTGAGAACCCTTGACAGGGTCGGGACCTTAATGTCCATGGGACGACTATGCTTGGGGCTTTTGGGGGGTGCAGACTGGGCTCTTCGATGGACCTGTGGAGACTTTGGAGGAGTGGCGTAGTTTGAGATTTTGCGGGATggggacggagaggaggaggctgaattTAAATCTCGGGTGGATTCTCGGGACAAACGTACAGGGGGAGGGGCTGGGGTGGAGGCTTTAGGGCTGGCTGGAATAACCCAGGATTTGTTGCTGGATGTCGGGGTTTTCTTTTTGATTAGGTGATTCTGCTGCTCAGTGAGCCGCTGCATGTCACTTTGCAGCGAGCTGAGAGCTGCCGTTAGCTTGGACACAGCATTGTTGTAGTCCCCTAAAGGAGCTGCCGTTTTTTCACCAGGTATGCCGGAGCTCTTCTCTCCTGGTGTAGCTGCTTTTTCTTTGGACTGACTGGCCTGTTTGTTGAATCCTTCTTTAAAACTACCCCCATCCTCCACCGAGGGGCGTTCCTCGtcctgttcttcctcctccattcgAGCTAGCCTTTCCTCTAGCGTCAAGTGATTGAGGTCTTCTTCTGTCGATGAGGTACTGACCGTGCCATTCCCTCCCTTCCCATCACCCTCATGCTGTTCCTTCTTTAACTGCAGAAAGGCACTCTTCCCCAGTCTTTGACGATGCTTTGCAAAAATGGCCTCAATGCGTTTCTTCTGGGCTTCAATAGCTTTGCGTTTTTCTTCAAGGCGAACCCCCAGCTCAGACACCTCATTATTCAGTTGTGGGCTCTTGCTGGGGCTTTCTTCAGACTTTTGTGCCCATGAAGTCATCTGAGGCTGATCGCCAGATTTTGGAGAATCCATAATTTGCTTCTTTTTACGTTCGGCAAAGCTGGTCATCTTAACACCACTGTCAGCCACCTCTTGGCCTCGAGTAGAGTGTGCGCCAGCAGCTGGGGTGGCCGGAGTGGAGTGAGCCTTAGGCAGGTCTTCGGACGCATCTGAGTCCACACTGCCGTCTCTCAAGACCGAGTCATCATCTCGTGAACATTCAGAGGTTTTTCTGTTGCGAGGGGACTCCCTAGACTCTCCGTTAGGTCGGTACATCATTCCTGAGCGTGTTGGGGCCGAGCAGCTGATGGGTGCCAAGTTATATCTAGAACTAGCAGGGTCATCAGGAGAGTGGAGGTAGAAGCCGTCAGGAGCACCATCAGGGTGTAAACGAGGCTCCATCTTGCTTTCGTTGTGGATAATTTGGAGAGCCTCTTCGATAGTAGGCAGCTCTCCTGTTTCACTTGGTCCGAGGCCGTTCTCCTCTGTCATCCTTGGAATATTGGGAGTCTGGGTGGCCCAGGACGCTCGCTGTGGACCGTTGGGTCCAGGGGGTTTGCTAAGCAAATGGCTGATGTCTTCAGGTGGGGTGTAGGGCAGCCGGTTTTGGCCTGCTGGATTAAGTTGATCTGAGCTCATGGAGCGGGTTATCACAGGGTTGCCCATCACAATGTCCACATCACTGTCCAAACCGAAAGGAATGCTGAAGGATACTGCTGACAAGGGCCGGCTAAAGAGAAAGAGGCGAATATGAACACAATATctacacattaaaaatacagtttttaaattgtgctcAATACATGGGTCGTACCTGAGAGGTTTCTTGGTCCATGTCTTTCCAACTCCTTCTATATGAGACATTGAGGTAGACTGAGTCAAAGATCCTGAGTACAATgggacacacagacacgtaAAGGCATGCAAACCACACGGGGATGCACAAATCAACCACAAAATACACCACTGAAAGAAACAATGTACACACAAAACATCaaatagcaataaaaataataaaatagaacagTACACAACACGCacttaaaagacaaacaaggtTTCAGGGAAACAGGTGATTGTAAAATGAGTCAGTGGCTTAATGACAGGGCACAGTCATACCTGACGCAGTGGAGGAAATGGGGAGGAAAGGCCTCTTGAAGATAGACGGGGAGGTACTGCAAAGCGTGGTAAAACCCTCTTAGTTCAACAAAGTATTTGATTAAATGACTgtgaaacaaaatgacattCAGAGCTCTTCTATACCTGTTACCACTCAAAGTAGTTGGTGTTACTGGTGCAGATCcatctgccaaaaaaaaagaattcccCAAGTCAGATCACGTCATGGATATTAAACATTGTGAGGTCagtggacacacaaacacaaaggagtGAGACTCACCTAGCGTGTCTATTGGCTGAACAAATTCTGGCCTTTGTATTTCAAACCAGCTGAGCAGTTCTGACAGGAAACTTAGCAAGTTGAGCTAAACAAATCACACAGAATAAGTCGGTCAGTAAGAAGACatcactgtatttttgttaACGTGCTAAGTCGACTGATGATTGGGAGTTTTAAAGTACCTGAAGCTCCTGTGGTGTGTACAGCATGTCCTCCAGTTGCAAGTGACAGCAGCTCTTTAGACAGCTGTCACAGAATTCACGGATGAACAGCAGGTTGTATAGGCTATCTGCTACTGACATGGAATCCTTCATACAAACATcttacagagagacagagagagaaataactGATGTAAGCAACTGACGACCTAAAACGCATTTCTAACGTTACATGACATCGATGTTTGAGGATACCTTCAAGTCTCAGCAGCCCAGGGCAATAGTAATGTATGACAGCCGCAACAGCACAGCCACTGGACAGGTCCTTAACTTCATTCACTACTGGAAAGATGGGCTTTAGTTTGGACTGAATTTTATCCTTCCTGTAGCgaagctataaaaaaaaaacataataaaaacacaaataagaaaacGTGACCTCAATAGTACTGtaacatatttgaaatattagTTAACTGCACCAAAAAACCATCATGAAACTCCATGTTTTCCATGCGTGGATACTCTCAGTTATACACACAATGTGATGCTCAAACAGGAATTAGAAGATACATGTGCCAAATAGGACAAATAAAGGTCATGCTAAAGTCATGAGAGAATAGGTGAACAAAGGCAGACGCAAAGGGAGTGAGTGAATCTGAGCGGAGGAAGGAAGCTGAGAGAAGGACGGTTCTGTCGGGAGAAAGTGGGTCACGTGAGAGTCtcaggaggcagagagaaatCAAGAGAGCCCCGGTCTCACCGAGAGAGAACCGGTTTCAGGTACAGCTACAGTATACGGACAAACAAGGCGACTGTCTGGCAGGAACCAGCCGACTCAAAggctgtctctgtgtttgtgagcaGCTATGTGAACACACATCCTGGTCACACATCAAAGGAACCAGTCGTACATGGCAGCGTCAACGGCCAGCTAGAAGACAGAGTGTGATTCATGCACCGCTCCTGTGGGCACAACAATTCCTCTCACACCCCATGTCCCACCGCACTCTACGCTCTATTTATGCCGTTAGGTGTAAATTAACACACGCTAGGATGCGACGCGCGATGCATTCTCACACCAGTTTACAGGGAGAAAACACACCTGACCACCAGATATTTGCAGATACATTTGATGAAGACactggagggatggagggacatggggaggaagcagaggaaaggagggaacTTACAGGAACAAGCTTCCAGTACCAGCGAGTAGGACACTGTCAGAGAAGAACAAGGACAGCAAATAGAGAAAGACAGGGAAATGGAGAACAGGAGCACAGGGAGAGGTATTAAGCCTACAGTGGAAGAACTAgacaaacaagagaaagggTTTTGATGACAGTACTTTCTTCACATGATAAGACAAGCTTGTTGACAAAGCAATGCAGCTGCCTGTGGTTTCACTGTGTCACGGTACTAAACTCTAAACCAACATAATGTGCTGTACAGAATAGTGCAggtttgtttgactttttcaaCCAAACCTTAACGGAGCAAAAATAGATCTAATTATATCTGTAACCAGGGTCTGCTGGGGAGTGAATGCAAGGGCACAGGATACTCCCAGTGCATAAAACAATACCAagtaataaatgacaaaaatagaaaataataaaatctgataGAGGTGGCACAACCTCCTGTGTTTACTATTTCAGGCCAACTAGGTGGCTGCAAAATGGTGCACAGATACCGTCATTATTTAAACCACAGACACTGACTTCTAATCAGAACTGAcattaagcttttttttaaaaaaaaaatcataacatATCATCAAAGgccataaaaaaaactgtataataTAATTTCTCAACCTTTATCAAGCAaggaatattttcaataaatacTTCCATTTTATTCGATTTTAGAAACTGTTATTTCAGCAGAGGTACCA
This genomic interval carries:
- the camsap3 gene encoding calmodulin-regulated spectrin-associated protein 3 isoform X3, giving the protein MVDSPTMKKTFVVPDIKPLDLYDCTKSKICASVGWLLAKSYGSAENVPAELRDPFYCDQYEQEHLKPPVTRLLQSSELYCRTYSLLVGATRDEAQPKDNVTLLQLLIQRGVVAKDQDSPVTEADLRHKPIRMSAHLAVIDALMVVGAMETVTAARTCGSAELLGEASNWEDALLHWVNGLNQKLRELNDGAQNDSSQAMTEPQPVQPSCPTRWYWKLVPLRYRKDKIQSKLKPIFPVVNEVKDLSSGCAVAAVIHYYCPGLLRLEDVCMKDSMSVADSLYNLLFIREFCDSCLKSCCHLQLEDMLYTPQELQLNLLSFLSELLSWFEIQRPEFVQPIDTLDGSAPVTPTTLSGNSTSPSIFKRPFLPISSTASEGVGKTWTKKPLSRPLSAVSFSIPFGLDSDVDIVMGNPVITRSMSSDQLNPAGQNRLPYTPPEDISHLLSKPPGPNGPQRASWATQTPNIPRMTEENGLGPSETGELPTIEEALQIIHNESKMEPRLHPDGAPDGFYLHSPDDPASSRYNLAPISCSAPTRSGMMYRPNGESRESPRNRKTSECSRDDDSVLRDGSVDSDASEDLPKAHSTPATPAAGAHSTRGQEVADSGVKMTSFAERKKKQIMDSPKSGDQPQMTSWAQKSEESPSKSPQLNNEVSELGVRLEEKRKAIEAQKKRIEAIFAKHRQRLGKSAFLQLKKEQHEGDGKGGNGTVSTSSTEEDLNHLTLEERLARMEEEEQDEERPSVEDGGSFKEGFNKQASQSKEKAATPGEKSSGIPGEKTAAPLGDYNNAVSKLTAALSSLQSDMQRLTEQQNHLIKKKTPTSSNKSWVIPASPKASTPAPPPVRLSRESTRDLNSASSSPSPSRKISNYATPPKSPQVHRRAQSAPPKSPKHSRPMDIKVPTLSRVLNPPQNVDRIPHLRRVNPLQSQVQTSSSFSIGDTDGLDEMRSYGPTPVPTPTLTPASTPVQTPTPARHCAADDSLSEMGSIDGQSIFSMDLEAGPSHDPMVKKERVTGGAFSSGAPSECSFESDVPAGMLNGKRGSLIEISLSALQGDADEDDQVPDALSDSMSDRTELEAKPGLGFFFKDDKDRTEDEMAQKKAALLEKQQKRAEEMKRRKLEQEKEKESNKPQWMIIEGWGNKSEDRPQTPGTPPASCTPPVEGTPQRRGDFTRQEYERRHQLKIMEDLDKVLRQKPTTVRGVKKQRPKTVFRDDSVLSHSPVKGFMGPKLNKVYSHSTMNLSSMANDSGNMRKSPSRSHSPARSRVMSPGRMSARSGERDWENGSTISSSASIPEYTGPKLYKEPSFKSNKFIIHNAITRCCLAGKVNEPQKNKIVEEMEKSTANHFLILFRDSSCQFRAIYTMNPETEEMARLTGIGPRVISPEMVESIYKYSSDRKQFTVIPSKTMSMSVDAFTIPGHFWQKRPGTPKKLGTPK
- the camsap3 gene encoding calmodulin-regulated spectrin-associated protein 3 isoform X2, coding for MVDSPTMKKTFVVPDIKPLDLYDCTKSKICASVGWLLAKSYGSAENVPAELRDPFYCDQYEQEHLKPPVTRLLQSSELYCRTYSLLVGATRDEAQPKDNVTLLQLLIQRGVVAKDQDSPVTEADLRHKPIRMSAHLAVIDALMVVGAMETVTAARTCGSAELLGEASNWEDALLHWVNGLNQKLRELNDGAQNDSSQAMTEPQPVQPSLRYRKDKIQSKLKPIFPVVNEVKDLSSGCAVAAVIHYYCPGLLRLEDVCMKDSMSVADSLYNLLFIREFCDSCLKSCCHLQLEDMLYTPQELQLNLLSFLSELLSWFEIQRPEFVQPIDTLDGSAPVTPTTLSGNSTSPSIFKRPFLPISSTASGSLTQSTSMSHIEGVGKTWTKKPLSRPLSAVSFSIPFGLDSDVDIVMGNPVITRSMSSDQLNPAGQNRLPYTPPEDISHLLSKPPGPNGPQRASWATQTPNIPRMTEENGLGPSETGELPTIEEALQIIHNESKMEPRLHPDGAPDGFYLHSPDDPASSRYNLAPISCSAPTRSGMMYRPNGESRESPRNRKTSECSRDDDSVLRDGSVDSDASEDLPKAHSTPATPAAGAHSTRGQEVADSGVKMTSFAERKKKQIMDSPKSGDQPQMTSWAQKSEESPSKSPQLNNEVSELGVRLEEKRKAIEAQKKRIEAIFAKHRQRLGKSAFLQLKKEQHEGDGKGGNGTVSTSSTEEDLNHLTLEERLARMEEEEQDEERPSVEDGGSFKEGFNKQASQSKEKAATPGEKSSGIPGEKTAAPLGDYNNAVSKLTAALSSLQSDMQRLTEQQNHLIKKKTPTSSNKSWVIPASPKASTPAPPPVRLSRESTRDLNSASSSPSPSRKISNYATPPKSPQVHRRAQSAPPKSPKHSRPMDIKVPTLSRVLNPPQNVDRIPHLRRVNPLQSQVQTSSSFSIGDTDGLDEMRSYGPTPVPTPTLTPASTPVQTPTPARHCAADDSLSEMGSIDGQSIFSMDLEAGPSHDPMVKKERVTGGAFSSGAPSECSFESDVPAGMLNGKRGSLIEISLSALQGDADEDDQVPDALSDSMSDRTELEAKPGLGFFFKDDKDRTEDEMAQKKAALLEKQQKRAEEMKRRKLEQEKEKESNKPQWMIIEGWGNKSEDRPQTPGTPPASCTPPVEGTPQRRGDFTRQEYERRHQLKIMEDLDKVLRQKPTTVRGVKKQRPKTVFRDDSVLSHSPVKGFMGPKLNKVYSHSTMNLSSMANDSGNMRKSPSRSHSPARSRVMSPGRMSARSGERDWENGSTISSSASIPEYTGPKLYKEPSFKSNKFIIHNAITRCCLAGKVNEPQKNKIVEEMEKSTANHFLILFRDSSCQFRAIYTMNPETEEMARLTGIGPRVISPEMVESIYKYSSDRKQFTVIPSKTMSMSVDAFTIPGHFWQKRPGTPKKLGTPK